The following proteins are co-located in the Flavobacteriales bacterium genome:
- a CDS encoding MFS transporter yields MKSKAHILIIVVAALGYFVDIYDLVLFGVVKKESLDQIMASSSPAERAAMGKFLFNMQMIGMLLGGVIWGILGDKKGRLKVLFGSILLYSAANIINAFVSDIPTYTIVRIIAGIGLAGELGAGITLVSEMMSKENRGYGTMIIVTFGALGAVVASLVGAKGESIGNFLESLSGFSFANWQVAYIVGGLMGIALLLLRIGTIESGMFSTIKTEKHIRKGDFRLIFFHWGNFKKYMWCIFVGIPIWYVIGLLVMNSADDFAPLLGVKGISNGIAVMYAYIGLSVGDLISGLLSQLLRSRKKVVYLYLGMTLFLTVLFLFFSNGISSSTYYFYCFLLGTATGYWAIFVTIAAEQFGTNIRSTAANTVPNFVRGSVSLIVPLFSILVGASMGKDISALVVGIICLSLAFYGAWKLQETFAKDLDYVEDHHEI; encoded by the coding sequence ATGAAATCCAAAGCTCATATTTTAATCATCGTGGTAGCTGCACTTGGCTATTTTGTAGATATCTATGATCTGGTTTTGTTTGGTGTAGTTAAAAAGGAAAGTTTGGATCAGATCATGGCTTCTTCATCACCCGCAGAGCGGGCTGCTATGGGGAAGTTTCTGTTTAATATGCAGATGATTGGAATGTTGTTAGGAGGTGTAATCTGGGGAATTCTGGGTGATAAAAAGGGACGATTAAAAGTCCTGTTTGGTTCCATCTTATTGTATTCTGCCGCCAACATCATTAATGCGTTTGTAAGTGATATTCCTACTTATACCATCGTGCGGATTATTGCGGGAATCGGATTGGCGGGTGAATTGGGTGCGGGAATTACATTGGTTTCCGAGATGATGTCGAAAGAAAATCGGGGTTATGGAACGATGATTATTGTCACCTTCGGTGCATTAGGTGCGGTGGTAGCTTCCCTGGTTGGTGCAAAAGGTGAAAGCATTGGTAATTTCCTTGAATCGCTGAGTGGATTTTCATTTGCCAATTGGCAGGTGGCGTATATCGTTGGCGGATTAATGGGCATTGCGCTATTGTTGTTGCGGATCGGTACCATAGAATCAGGTATGTTCTCCACCATTAAAACGGAGAAACATATCCGGAAGGGTGATTTTCGTTTGATCTTTTTTCATTGGGGAAACTTTAAAAAATACATGTGGTGCATATTTGTGGGCATTCCGATTTGGTATGTGATTGGATTATTGGTGATGAATTCTGCCGATGATTTTGCACCTCTATTGGGTGTAAAAGGAATTTCAAATGGAATTGCAGTGATGTATGCTTATATCGGATTGTCGGTTGGCGATTTAATTTCCGGATTATTAAGTCAGCTATTACGCAGCAGAAAGAAAGTGGTGTATTTGTATTTGGGAATGACCCTCTTTTTAACCGTTTTATTTCTCTTTTTCTCCAATGGAATTTCCAGTTCAACCTATTACTTCTACTGTTTTTTATTGGGAACAGCTACCGGATACTGGGCAATATTTGTGACCATTGCAGCCGAGCAGTTTGGAACCAATATTCGCTCAACGGCTGCCAATACGGTACCGAATTTTGTGCGCGGTTCTGTGAGTCTGATTGTCCCCCTGTTTTCCATATTGGTTGGAGCAAGTATGGGTAAAGATATTTCTGCATTGGTAGTTGGAATCATCTGTCTATCGCTGGCTTTTTACGGAGCATGGAAATTGCAGGAAACCTTTGCCAAGGATTTGGATTATGTTGAGGACCATCATGAAATCTGA
- a CDS encoding DUF2490 domain-containing protein, producing MKKHLLLLLSILLLQSSRAQVVAEHYESWNSVAKDIKINKIKLNFDVSLRFYGFPLHWRQQLYRGQIAYALSDHLQLGAGYAFSNQYPYSGAEAANEHRFHFVIQEDWKNGKISFRSRFRWEYQLMENLKDPEHRIPYHRPRYQYRMAIDLKNTKNQIILADEVLFQSHNFNCFGFDQNRVYLGFRRKFEKSRYIELAYMNILLDKKSGKYELNHVLWLTFGL from the coding sequence GTGAAAAAACACCTCCTCCTGCTGTTGTCAATTCTGCTCCTTCAGTCGAGCAGAGCACAGGTAGTTGCAGAACATTACGAATCGTGGAATTCGGTTGCCAAGGACATTAAGATCAATAAAATAAAACTGAATTTTGATGTAAGTCTCCGCTTCTACGGTTTTCCCTTGCATTGGCGACAACAATTGTACAGAGGTCAAATTGCCTATGCACTCAGCGATCACCTTCAACTCGGAGCAGGATATGCTTTTTCCAACCAATATCCCTATTCAGGAGCAGAAGCGGCCAATGAACATCGTTTTCACTTCGTGATACAGGAAGACTGGAAAAACGGAAAAATCAGTTTCAGAAGTCGATTTCGTTGGGAATACCAGTTAATGGAAAATCTGAAAGACCCCGAACACCGGATTCCCTATCATCGTCCCAGATATCAGTACCGGATGGCCATTGATTTAAAAAACACAAAAAATCAAATCATCCTTGCCGATGAAGTCCTTTTTCAATCGCACAACTTTAACTGTTTCGGTTTCGACCAGAACCGCGTCTACCTCGGATTCAGAAGAAAATTCGAAAAATCGCGCTATATCGAATTGGCCTATATGAATATTTTACTGGATAAAAAATCCGGTAAATACGAACTCAATCACGTACTGTGGCTTACATTTGGACTATGA